In the genome of Calothrix sp. PCC 6303, the window TTGTTCGCTACCAGTATTACCATTATTACCACTGGTAGGATTTACGTACAGAATTTGAGTCATGTCTATACACTGGGAAAAGACACTGATATAGTGGCACAATTCTGCGATTATGGATAAGATTCGATGTTTTTATCTAAAAAGGCAACAGGGAACAGATAAATATCCTGATCAAAATGGCTACAGCTATAAATAAGATGGAGATGTGCTAAATTCATGAAATGATTTTATTTTTTAGTAGCATTTTCTGAGTGCAGTTTGTAACTTTTCCACTCGAATTGGTTTGGTAATGTAATCATCCATTCCAGCATTAAGACAAATTTCTCTATCCCCTGGCATTGCGTTAGCAGTTAAAGCAATAATTCGTGGACGTTCTGAATTCGACCACTTTTGACAAATTTCTCGTGTTGCGGTTAGTCCATCCATCTCTGGCATTTGCACATCCATCAACACCACATCATAGGTTTGTTGTTGTAATGCTTTAAGGACTTCTAAGCCGTTATTAGCTATATCTGCATGATAACCAATTTTCTTGAGAACTAGCAGTGCAACTTTCTGATTAACTAAGTTATCTTCTGCTAACAAAATACGTAGAGATGGATTTTGAGAATTTGTGGATGTAGATTTTGCAAGAATTTCAGAATTAGCAATTTGGTTTGGTTTAATTTTCCCCTCAGTAAAACTTTTTTCAAACAACTCATATAGCTGTGATTCCTGAATAGGTTTTTTCAGAGTTGTTACACCATAGGCATAATTATTAGGTATATTAAATTCTGGCTGAGATGGGGAATAGAATATGATTATTGGCGATTGCTTCAATATATCTTCCTGCCGAATTTCTCTAATTAAAGAAACACCATCCATATCAAGTAATTCTAAATCTAAAATTATCAAATCAAAATGTATTCCTTTTGTGATTAAATTTAACGCTTGTTTCCCTGTAGAAACCGCACAATTTAACATCCCCCATGACTGAGTTTCTTGAATTATAGTTTGTTGGGTTGTCCGATTAGCATCTATGATTAGTATTTGTTTCCCAGCTAAATTGAGGTGATGTTTTTTTTCTTCTTCCTGATTTTTAAGGCTTGTCATCGCTAATTGTGGAGCTTCTGAAGCAATGATAGTGAAAAAAAACTTAGAACCAACACCTTCTTCACTTTCTACCCAAATTTTTCCGCCCATGATTTCTGCTAATCTTTTACTAATAGCTAAACCAAGTCCTGTACCTCCATACTTGCGACTCATGGAAGTATCAAGTTGACTAAAAGGTTTAAAAAGCTGATTAATTTTCTTACTAGATATACCAATACCTGTATCTATAATACAAAATTCTAATTCGTAAATTGGATCTTCCGAAATATGTAGATTATTGTTAAAACTATTCAATTTTCTAGATTTTAATGAAACACAAACTTCACCTATTTCTGTAAATTTAATGGCATTATTAAGAATATTTAATAATATTTGAGCTAGACGATTTACATCACCAATAATGAATTTTGGTATTGGTGGCTCAATCAAATAATTTAATTTAATTTTTTTTGCTACAGCTTGAAAATTAATAATATCAATGCTATTCTCAATTAAAGATTTTAATTCAAATGGCTCTTGAATCAGTTTTAATTGATCTGTCTCAATTTTAGAAAAATCTAAAATATCATTAATTAGAGTGAGTAACATCTCACCACTACTTTGGATAGTACTAACAAAATCTGCTTGTGTTACATCTAATTCTGTATTCAATAGTAATTCTGTCAAACCAATAACTGCATTTAGAGGGGTACGAATTTCATGACTCATTGTTGCCAGAAATTCGCTTTTTATTTTGCTTGCAGCTTCTGCAATTTTTTTTGCTTCTTCAAGTGCGATATTATGTTCACATAGCTGTCGATTTACTGAAAATAATTCCTCTGTCCGTTCTTTTACCTTTTGCTCTAATTCATACTTTGCCTGCTGTAAAAATATTTCTGCTGCCTTGCGTTCGGTAATATCCTGAATAACAATTACTGCGGAACTAATATAGTTATCTGGTTGTAAAGAACTCGGTATTTGTAAATATGACCAAGATATTTCTAAAACTAAACGACAATTATCATTGTCGAATTCATACTGGTCTTTACCTTTAGATTTAGTTTCTAGTGCTTGCATTACAGGGTGTAATTTTTTATCTAAATTCACATCACTTTGTGACAACGGTAATAAATCTATCAGTTGTTGACCTAAAATTAAAATATGTATTCTTTTAACTAACTTATCAAAAGTACTATTACACCATTGAATTCTACCCTGCTCATCTGTCCAGACAATTCCTTCATCGACAGATCCTAGGGCAATTTCCATTTTTCCTAATGTGCCACGTAACTCCTGAATTTGCTGATTTAAGTCGATCATCATGATAAGTATTCATTCTGCAATTGGACGAATAGAAGCAGCAAATATCCATTTATCTTCATGTTTTTCAGCAATGATAAAATGTTCTGATTCAATCTCTCGATTATCTTTCGTGACAGCTTTAAGAATAAGAGGATGATTTAATATTGTTGCATTGCCAGTAGTATTAAAACGGGAAAATCCTAGATGATGTGCATCTCGAAAATATGACGGCAAAATAATACTAAGCATCTGACCAACAAGTTCCTCTTGATTCCAACCAAAGACTTTTTCAAAATGATGATTGATATCAATTACTATTCCTTGATCATTGGCAATAACTACTGGTAAGTTACTGTCATTTTTGAGTTCATTAATAGTTAACATGTTTTGCACTTTTGTTGTAAAATTACTTGGAGAAGCATAGTTGAACTAACATAAATATACTTAATCTAGCTACAGCAAATTGCCTTTAAACATGCCATAGATAAAAAATAAACCAATGCTAGAATTCATTTTAAACTTGATTTTTTTAGTGGTTTTTGTCGAAAGATGCTGTAAATATTATTACAACTATTGACATTCCAATAATAATGCAGTCTCAACTCTTTTGTATTCTTGTTGTAGTTGGGTGAATATTTCCAATGCACCTGCGATCGCACCATTGCGACCTAAAGTTTCTAGTTCTTGGCAAAGATGAGAAAGTTGGATTGCTCCTAAATAAGCGCTTGCAGACTTGAGTCCATGAGCGATTTCCCTTAATTCTACTGGATTTGCTTGCTCGATTGCCAATGCGATCGCATCAATACTTGTAGCAGCATCCCCCACAAAAGCATCCACAATTTCAGTTAAAAATGCTACATAATCTTCTCCTGCCATATCCTTTAATTCTTGTAAGACACTTTCATCGATCACTTTTATTACCTCAATTTTTTCAACTTCTTCAATTTGATTATTTTTTACAGGTTCCAATAACTCCAGATTATAATTTAATGGCTGACATTTACTTAGTGCATTTCTTAACTCATTAACTCGAATAGGTTTGGTAATATAGTCATCCATTCCAGCTTTGATGCATATTTCTCTGTCTCCCTGCATTGCATTTGCAGTCATGGCAATAATTCGTGGGCGTTGACTGTCTGGGAACTGCTCGCAAATCCTTTGTGTTGCTGTTAATCCATCCATCTCTGGCATTTGTACATCCATTAAAATCAAATCATAGGGTTGACGTTGCAGAGCTTGGAGAACCTCTAAACCGTTACCTGCTAGATCTGCACGATATCCTATACGCTCTAGGGTCAATAATGCAACTTTCTGATTAACTGTATTATCTTCTGCTAAAAGAATTCGTAAAGGCAGATTTTGCGAAAGCTGCTCTTGATCATTCTGAAGATGAGTAGTAGATTGATTAACTTTAATTAAGTTACCACCCAGAATATGACCAAGTGTTCGATAAAGTTGTCTCTGTTGAATCGGCTTGTTAATGATAGCAGCAAATTCTACATTATTGATTTGCGTGCTAATTTCTTGTGCATTAATAGAAGTTAACATGACTAAGGGCATGTTTTCACAGTTAGGCTTTTGACGAATTTTTTCACCCAGGGTAATCCCATTCATTTCTGGCATTTGCATATCAAGAATTGCCAAATCAAAAGATACCCCTTGATCAAATAATTTCAGTGCTTCTGAGCCTGATTCTACGGCACAATTAAACATTCCCCATGACTGTGTTTGTAGGGTAAGTATCTGTCGATTAGTAGCATTATCATCTACTATTAAGACTCGTTTTCCGAGAAATTCGTTATCGGCACTTTCTTCCTGAAATGCTTGATTCTCTGATATTTCTGCCCAAATATTAAAGGAGAATGTTGAACCGACTCCTGCTTCACTTTCCACCCATATTTTACCTCCCATCATTTCACACAAACGTTTACAAATTGCTAAACCTAGTCCAGTACCTCCATATTGACGAGTGGTAGAAGCATCTACTTGGCTAAAGGATTGAAATAGACGATTCATCCTATCTGCGGGAATACCAATACCTGTATCTTTCACCGCAAATTCAATTTCATAAAGGTTGCGATCGCTATTACTATTTGTACTATTCACAGAACGAGTATTGACAAAGACGACAACCTCTCCATTGGCTGTAAATTTAACTGCATTACTGAGTAAATTCACTAAAATTTGTCGTAAGCGTGTGACATCTCCCACAATTATGTTGGGAGTTGTTGGATCAATTAAACATGCTAATTCTAGTTTTTTTTCTAAGGCTCTATTAGCTACTAAATTTAGTGCTTCTTCAACGCAAGAACGTAATTCAAATGGCTGTTCTTCTAAATCTAATTTACCAGCTTCAATTTTAGAAAAGTCGAGAATATCATTAATTAGTGTTAGAAGAGAGTCTCCGCTACTACGAATTGTTTCCACAAAATCTTCTTGTGATGGAGTTAATTTTGTATTTAACAACAATCCTGTCATCCCAATTACTGCATTCATTGGAGTACGAATTTCGTGACTCATTGTGGCAAGAAAATCACTTTTGGAGCGATTTGCTGCTTCTGCATCTTTTTTAGCTATATTTAACTCCTGGTTTTGTTGAGCTAATAATTCTCGTTGACTTGTTTCTCGTTCTAATAAATGTGCTTGGGCAAGAGCAATACCAACTTGAGCAGCAACAGCTTCGAGTAATTCTATTTCATCTTGTTGCCATTGACGTTGATAATTGCATTGATGTAATGCTAGTACTCCATTTGTTTGTCCCTGATAAGAAGCACGAATAACTAACATTGATTTAATATTTAATTCCACACATAGATTTGCAGATGGAATTAGTAACGGATCAGTGAAAACATTATCAGAAACAACAGCATTGTCTTGATTTAAAACTTTTTCTGCATGGGCATTACCAATTACGGGAATATCTAAATTCAGCATTGATTTTGTGCTTAATGTCGAATATTCCGACACACAAGGTAGTCTGGGATTAGGCTCTTCAATATAATAATGAATTACACAGCGATCGACCTCTAAAGATTGACCTAATTGATTAACTGTTGTCTGTAAAATTTCTTGTGTATTTAAACTTTGACGAATTTTTTGAGTAATTTTTTCCAGCAATATGGTTTTTTGTAGCTGTTGCTGTAAGGCTATATGAAAATTCTGGCGTTCAATTTCACTACCTACCCACTGAGCCATCAATTTCAAAAGTTCTATCTGTAAGGATTTGAAAGACGAAGATCTAGAATTAGTTCCATAAAAATTCAGAGTTCCATAAACTTTACCACCAACAATCACTCTTGTTCCTAAGTAGTTTTCTACTTGTCCATGGACATGACAAGGATGATTTTTCCATTTATTTTTACTAGCATTGACAATACTAATTGCTGTATTTACCTGTATAGTTTCATAACAAAACGTTTCGTTCAAATTAAAAATGTCACCTTGACGAATAGTTAGAGGACAGTTATCTGATAAATAAATATTCATCACTTCAATATCATCCTCATCTATTCTACTGAGAGTACCAACCTCTAAATCAAATTGTTGACAACCCATTTGCAACATCTGTTGGACTCTCACAGATAAACTCAGTTCAATATTGGCTGTGACTTCGTATAAAGTTCTAATTGATGCCTCACTTTCTCGCAATTCCTTTTCTGCTAGTTTCCGTTCCGTAATATCTCTTTCTATCGCTACCCAATGGGTAAACCAACCACTTTTATCGGCAATTGGAACAATATTTATTTCTACCCAATATTCTGTCCCATCTTTGCGATAATTAATCATTTCTACATTGACTGATTGCCATGATTCTAATGCATTTCTAATTTTTTTCAAGGCAATGCGATCACTATTTTTTCCTTGTAATATCCGAGGTGTTTTACCAATTACATCTTGCAAGCTATAGCCCGTCATTTTACAAAATGCTTCATTCACATAGACAATCTTAGGTCCATTAGTAATATCAATAGGTTCTGATTCTGTAATAACAATTGCATCATTAGAATTAACAACAACTGATTCTAATAAGCGTAATCTTTCATCTGCTTGCTTCCGCTGAGTTAAATCCCGTAGATTTAAAACTATACCTTCAACAATCGAATCATCCAGTAGATTTTTACTAACCCCTTCCATAGTTCGCCAAGAACCATCCTGATGGCGAAATTTTAATTCTATCGATGCTGAAATACCAGGGCTATAGATAACTTTGTCAATAAACTGACATATCCTACTCACTTCTTCTGAAGGAATAAAATGAATAATATCTTGATTTAGAACTTTTTCAATTTCATATCCTAGAACACGTTTAACTGAATAACTAACATAAAGAATATTCATCTCTCGATTTAGAATTAAAATTACATCAGAAGCTTGTTCAATTAGTGAGCGAAAATATTCTTCACTGCGCTTAATTTCTTTTTGTGCTTGCTTCAGATCGTATTCTCGACTCAAAACTTCTTGAGCCATGTGTTCAAATGTTTTTGCTAATTCTCCTGTCTCATCACGACGTTGAGCAATTAATTTCAAGGCAATGGCT includes:
- a CDS encoding response regulator; this encodes MQNRAEVEIMDKAEMLIENMNSVRTYTSEQIQPLLSDRLKTDKKFISETVPAYSAQKVFENFRKQPDYKNYHYKEATLNPTNPKDKADKFESELVKQFRQKPNLKQLTGYRNISGEDLFYIARPLKVTKASCLQCHSHPDVAPKSLIDTFGSEGGFNWNLNEIIASQTIYLPAKNVFAKGHEYLLLVMKIFTSIFIVLLFVINLLLKQSVVNPIKTITKLTKKLKTGEVVNFASENNTEAIALKLIAQRRDETGELAKTFEHMAQEVLSREYDLKQAQKEIKRSEEYFRSLIEQASDVILILNREMNILYVSYSVKRVLGYEIEKVLNQDIIHFIPSEEVSRICQFIDKVIYSPGISASIELKFRHQDGSWRTMEGVSKNLLDDSIVEGIVLNLRDLTQRKQADERLRLLESVVVNSNDAIVITESEPIDITNGPKIVYVNEAFCKMTGYSLQDVIGKTPRILQGKNSDRIALKKIRNALESWQSVNVEMINYRKDGTEYWVEINIVPIADKSGWFTHWVAIERDITERKLAEKELRESEASIRTLYEVTANIELSLSVRVQQMLQMGCQQFDLEVGTLSRIDEDDIEVMNIYLSDNCPLTIRQGDIFNLNETFCYETIQVNTAISIVNASKNKWKNHPCHVHGQVENYLGTRVIVGGKVYGTLNFYGTNSRSSSFKSLQIELLKLMAQWVGSEIERQNFHIALQQQLQKTILLEKITQKIRQSLNTQEILQTTVNQLGQSLEVDRCVIHYYIEEPNPRLPCVSEYSTLSTKSMLNLDIPVIGNAHAEKVLNQDNAVVSDNVFTDPLLIPSANLCVELNIKSMLVIRASYQGQTNGVLALHQCNYQRQWQQDEIELLEAVAAQVGIALAQAHLLERETSQRELLAQQNQELNIAKKDAEAANRSKSDFLATMSHEIRTPMNAVIGMTGLLLNTKLTPSQEDFVETIRSSGDSLLTLINDILDFSKIEAGKLDLEEQPFELRSCVEEALNLVANRALEKKLELACLIDPTTPNIIVGDVTRLRQILVNLLSNAVKFTANGEVVVFVNTRSVNSTNSNSDRNLYEIEFAVKDTGIGIPADRMNRLFQSFSQVDASTTRQYGGTGLGLAICKRLCEMMGGKIWVESEAGVGSTFSFNIWAEISENQAFQEESADNEFLGKRVLIVDDNATNRQILTLQTQSWGMFNCAVESGSEALKLFDQGVSFDLAILDMQMPEMNGITLGEKIRQKPNCENMPLVMLTSINAQEISTQINNVEFAAIINKPIQQRQLYRTLGHILGGNLIKVNQSTTHLQNDQEQLSQNLPLRILLAEDNTVNQKVALLTLERIGYRADLAGNGLEVLQALQRQPYDLILMDVQMPEMDGLTATQRICEQFPDSQRPRIIAMTANAMQGDREICIKAGMDDYITKPIRVNELRNALSKCQPLNYNLELLEPVKNNQIEEVEKIEVIKVIDESVLQELKDMAGEDYVAFLTEIVDAFVGDAATSIDAIALAIEQANPVELREIAHGLKSASAYLGAIQLSHLCQELETLGRNGAIAGALEIFTQLQQEYKRVETALLLECQ
- a CDS encoding PAS domain-containing hybrid sensor histidine kinase/response regulator, producing the protein MMIDLNQQIQELRGTLGKMEIALGSVDEGIVWTDEQGRIQWCNSTFDKLVKRIHILILGQQLIDLLPLSQSDVNLDKKLHPVMQALETKSKGKDQYEFDNDNCRLVLEISWSYLQIPSSLQPDNYISSAVIVIQDITERKAAEIFLQQAKYELEQKVKERTEELFSVNRQLCEHNIALEEAKKIAEAASKIKSEFLATMSHEIRTPLNAVIGLTELLLNTELDVTQADFVSTIQSSGEMLLTLINDILDFSKIETDQLKLIQEPFELKSLIENSIDIINFQAVAKKIKLNYLIEPPIPKFIIGDVNRLAQILLNILNNAIKFTEIGEVCVSLKSRKLNSFNNNLHISEDPIYELEFCIIDTGIGISSKKINQLFKPFSQLDTSMSRKYGGTGLGLAISKRLAEIMGGKIWVESEEGVGSKFFFTIIASEAPQLAMTSLKNQEEEKKHHLNLAGKQILIIDANRTTQQTIIQETQSWGMLNCAVSTGKQALNLITKGIHFDLIILDLELLDMDGVSLIREIRQEDILKQSPIIIFYSPSQPEFNIPNNYAYGVTTLKKPIQESQLYELFEKSFTEGKIKPNQIANSEILAKSTSTNSQNPSLRILLAEDNLVNQKVALLVLKKIGYHADIANNGLEVLKALQQQTYDVVLMDVQMPEMDGLTATREICQKWSNSERPRIIALTANAMPGDREICLNAGMDDYITKPIRVEKLQTALRKCY
- a CDS encoding PAS domain S-box protein; amino-acid sequence: MLTINELKNDSNLPVVIANDQGIVIDINHHFEKVFGWNQEELVGQMLSIILPSYFRDAHHLGFSRFNTTGNATILNHPLILKAVTKDNREIESEHFIIAEKHEDKWIFAASIRPIAE